CGTCGGCAGCTCGATCGGCGTCATCAACGCCTGCTGTTACGTCTCGGGAGGCGTGCCGCAGCTCGAAGAGGCCTGGAACGGCTTCTACTCGCTCCCGCGCATCTTCTCGCCGAGCCTGAAGCACAACCCGCTCTTCGGCTACTCGCTCTTCTCGATGGATCGCCTGCAGAGCGCGATCGAGGAGCACATCGATTTCCCGAAGATCTTCGAGAGCCGGATCGAGCTCGAGTTCGTCCTGTTGAACCTCTCGCGCGGCCGCGGCGAGGTCTACTCGAAGCGCGACTGCGAGAGCTGGCGCGACCTCCGCACGCTGTCGCGCGCCGGCTACGCGATCCCCTTCCTCTTCCCGCCCATCAAGTTCCGGAGCGACTGGTTCGTCGACGGCGGCTTCGCCTGGAACATCCCGCTCGAGCACGCGCTCGGGCTCGGCGCGACCGAGATCTACCTGCTGGCGCCGATCGCGAGCCAGCTTCCCTACCAGGGACGCTTCCGCGGCATCGCCGACTTCGTGCAGCGCTTCACCGACGTCATGTGGCGGACGATCGGCAACATGGGCTACCTGTACGCGCGCATGGAGAACGGCCGGCTGCACGACGTGCCGGTCACCGTGATCGAGCCCGGCGAGCAGTACAGCGGCTTCGGCCCGCTGCACGTCTTCAACGCCTACCCCAGAAAGAACCGGGAGCTGATGGACGCCGGCTACCGCGACGCGAAGCGCGTGATGGCGGCCCGCAAGCGCATGGAGCAACAGCACGCGGCGAAGGTCGCGGCCGAGAGATCGCGGGCCGCCGTCGATGCCGAGCCCGCCGCCGCCCAGACGAGCGGCAAGGTCGTCGCGATCCGCCCGACCGAGTCCGCCCTCAAGAACTGACGGGAGCGCCTTTCTCACCCCGACCCACAAGCGAACAGCTCGAAGTTCCCGCTCGAGATCGATCCCGATGGAGGCACACGATGACTCCGCTGCGCGCTGAAGAGAGCCGATAGAGGAAAGAGAGCGATCGCGGTCGAGACGCTGAGGCGGTTCGCGCGCCAGTGCATCATCGGACGGCCCGTCACCCCAGCCCGCGCTCCAGATCCGCGAGGAAGGCAGCCAAGGGCAGCACCTCGAGTCCTTTCTCGGGACGCAGCCGCTCGACACCGAGATAGACCACCACGCGACGGGTGACGCCCGGGAGCTCGCCGATGGCGCGGAGCCCTTTCGCGAAATCCGACTTCCAGCGCCGCGCTGCCTTCACCTCGATCGCCACGAGCTCGCGACCGCGGCGCAGCAAGAAGTCGACCTCGGTGTCGCGGCTTTCGGTGGGCGCCCAGTAGGCGAGTTCGTCGCAGAGGCCGCGATAGTCACGATAGGCACGCAGGAGCTGCGCGATCCAGCCTTCGAACAATCGTCCCGTCGAATCCGCATCCGGCGGACCGCGGTCGCCGCTGACGGCGCGAACCAGGCCCGGATCGACCCAGTAGAGCTTCGGATGCCGGCGCTCGCGCACGCGCAGGCGAGCCTCGTAGGCCGGAATCGCGAACGTGAACAGCGTGTCCTCGAGAATCTGCAGGTACCCCTGGACGGTGGTGCGCGCGACCCCGGCATCCCGTGCAAGGGCCGAGACGTTGAGCAGCTGGCCGTGGAAGAGCGCGGCGATCGGAAGAAAGCGGGCGAATCCCGGGAGGTTCCTGGTCGCCGCCTCCGCTTGGATCTCTTCCTTCAGATACATCTGGACATAGGCGTCGAGCGCGTCGCGGCGGTCCTCGGCTCCCCAGACGATCGGCAGCGCGCCCCATTCGAGCGTGCTCGCGAGCGAGAACGACGCGCCGACCTCCTCGGGCACGAAGGGATGGAGCGCACGGCGTACCGCACGGCCGGCAAGGAGGTTCACACCCGAGCGGCGGAGCTTCCGGGCGCTCGATCCGGACAACACGAAGCGCAGGCGTCGCGTCTCGATCTTCTGGTGGACGACGTTCAGCAGCGCAGGCAGGCGCTGCACCTCGTCGACGACGACACACGCCCCGCGCGGAAGGGCCTCGAGCTCGGCGGAAAAGAGCCCTGGATCGACGAGGTAGCGCTGGTACCGGCCCTCATCGAGAAGATCCACCCAGTGTGCATCGGGATGCAGATGGCGAAGCCACGTGCTCTTACCGCTCCCGCGGGGCCCAAAGAGAAAATAGGAGCCCCTGGGTGCGACGAAGATGCGCCTGACCTTGATAGCCATGCTGGCAGATTACGCCGAATTCTGCCGACATGACAAACAGCGTTGCCTTGGTCAGGGCGCCGCCGCGCATGCCACGACATGCAATCTCGGCGGACGGACGGTCCTGCTCGCTCCGTTCCGGTCCTTGCACGAGCGCACGACCGTACCGCCCGGCCCCGAAATGATGTCCTCGTGATATTCCAGCGACATGAATCTTCGACGCGCTGTGCAACGTGGCACATCGCTTGCTGGTTCGTCCCTTCATGACGTTCGGCGAACCCCTGGCCTCCGGCGGCTCCTTCCTGACCGGCACCACCGTCCGTGACTGCTTCACCTACGAGGACCTCGGTCCGGAAGACGCCGAGGTCGCGCGGGTCGCCGAGGAGTTCGTCCGGCGCGAGGTGCTGCCGCGCGTCGACGCGATCGAGGCGCAGACCCCCGGCGTCATGCGCGCGCTCCTCGAGAAGGCGGGCGAGCGCGGCCTCCTCATGTTGGACATCCCCGCGCAGCACGGCGGGCTCGGCGTCAGCAAGGCGGCGTCGACGCTGATCGGCGAGCGCGCCTTCAAGCTCGCGTCGTTCGCGGTCTCCTGGGGCGCGCACACCGGCATCGGCACCCTGCCCCTCCTCTTCTACGGCACCGCCGAACAGAAGGAACGCTATCTCCCGCGCCTCATGTCGGGCGAGCTGATCGCCGCCTACGCGCTCACCGAGCCGGGATCGGGAAGCGACGCGCTCGGCGCCAAGACCAAGGCGATGCGCCTTCCGAACGGCGACTTCGCGCTCACGGGCGTGAAGCAGTTCATCACCAACGGCGGCTTCGCCGACCTTTTCACGGTCTTCGCGAAGATCGACGGCGAGAAGTTCAGCGCGTTCCTCGTGGAGCGCGCGTACCCCGGCGTCTCGACCGGCGCCGAGGAGCACAAGCTCGGCATCAAGGGATCGTCCACCTGCCAGCTGATCCTCGAGGACGTCGTCGTGCCCGCCGCGAACCTGCTCGGCGAGGAAGGCCTCGGGCACCGCATCGCGTTCAACATCCTGAACGTCGGGCGCCTGAAGCTCGGCGCGGCGGCGCTCGGCGGGGCGCGCGAGTGCCTCGAGTACGCGGTCAAGTACGCGAGCGACCGGAGGCAGTTCCAGACGCCGCTCGTCGAGTTCGGGGCCGTGCAACGCAAGATCGCCGACATGGCGGTCCGCATCTACGTCGCCGACGCCGCGAGTTATCGCACCGCCGGCTTGATCGACCGTCGCATCGACGCGATCGACCCGAAGGCCGACGACTACGATCGTCAGGTGATCAAGGCGATCGAGGAGTATACGATCGAGCAATCGATCGTGAAGGTATTCGGCACCGAGACGCTCGACTTCGTCGTCGACGAGTCGCTGCAGATGCTCGGCGGCTACGGCTTCGTCGCCGACTACCCGCTCGAGCGCCACTACCGCGACTCGCGCATCAACCGCATCTTCGAGGGCACGAACGAGATCAACCGGCTCCTCATCCCCGCCACCATGATGAAGCGGGTGATGACGCAGGGCCTGCCGATGCTCGAGTTCATGCGGGAGGTCGAGGCCGACCTCGCGAGCGGCAACGGCCACCATCCGCCGGTCGACCACACGCTCTTCCACGAGGTGCACGCCGTGAACCAGGCGAAGCGCCTCGTCGCCTACACGACGAAGCTCCTCGTGCAACGCGAGCCCGCCGAGATCGGCCGCAAGCAGATGCACCTCGAGCGCTTCGCCGACATGATCATCGACCTCTACGCGATGGAAAGCGCGGTCGTCCGGACGCAGAAGCTCATCCGCCGCCGGGGCGAGGACAAGGCGAAGCTCGAGCAGGACATGGTCGCGGTCTACGTCGCCGACGCCAGCGAGCGGCTCGCATCGAACGCCCGCACCCTGTTCGCCAACGACACCGACGGCCCGGCGCTCGACGGCCACCTGGCCGCCATCGCGCGCTTTACCGCGTTCGTGCCGAGGGGCCTGCTCGACGCCCGCGCGCGCATCGCCGAGCAGGTCGTCGCGGCCGGCGGCGTCCTCGCCTGACGCGACCGGCGCGGCGTTCGCCCGAGCGGAGAATCAGGCCGCGACCTGCCCGCGCTCGAGCGCGACAGGCGCGTAGAATGTCTCGCGTTTCCAAGACCCGTGTGTTAGCGAGTCGCGCGGCAGCTCACCTCACGGAGGAGGTCCGCTCGATGCAGGTCGTCCACGAACGCGTCAACGTCCCCGTCGGCTCCCTTGCGATGCCCGCCTACCTGGCCCGGCCGACGGCGCCCGGCGCCTATCCCGCCGTCCTCGTCTTCATGGAGATCTTCGGGGTGAACCATCACATCCGCGGCGTGACGGACCGCGTCGCCGCCGAAGGCTACGTGGCGCTCGCGCCGGATGTCTTCCACCGCACCGCGCCCGGCATCGAGCTCAAGTACGACGCGGACGGGCTCACCCGCGGCATCGAGCTCATGAACAAGGTGACCACCACCGAGGCCATGGCCGACGTGTCGGGCGCGCTCGCCTATCTGAAGAACCGTCCGGAAGCCGGCGGCCGCGGCGCGGGCGCGATGGGCTTCTGCTTCGGCGGCCACCTCGCCTACCTCTCGGCGTGCGAGCAGCCGATCGCCGCGGCGGTGAGCTTCTACGGCGGCGGCATCGCGGGCGGCAGCCCCGGCAACGACGGCCCGCCGACCATCGCCCGCACCGCGAAGATCAAGGGTCGCGTCCTCTGCCTCTTCGGCGAGAACGACGGCTACATTCCGAAGGAGCAGGTCACGGCGATCAAGGAGGCCCTGGCCGCGGCGAACGTCCGCCATGAGGTCGTCGTCTACCCGCAGGTCGGTCACGGCTTCTTCTGCGACGAGCGCGCCGACTACGACGCCACCTCGGCCGACGACGCCTGGGCGCGGGTGACCGCCCTCTTCCGTTCGGCGCTCCCCTAGTCAGGAGCCTGTGCGCAGAAGGGCCTCGCGACCGTGAGCACGCCGCGCATCGAAAGCCGCATCCGCACGAGCACCCCGGAGTTCCAGGAGAACGCCGCCGCGATGCGGACGGCGGTCGGCGAGCTCAAGCGGCATCTCGCGAAGGCGCGCGAAGGCGGCGGGCCCGAGGCGCGCACGCGCCACACCGAACGCGGCAAGCTCACGGCGCGCGACCGCGTCGACGGTCTCCTCGATCCGGGGACGGCGTTCCTCGAGCTCTCGCCGCTCGCGGCGCACGGCCTGTACGACGGCGGCGCGCCCGGCGCGAGCATGATCACGGGCGTCGGCACGATCCACGGCCGGCCGGCCGTGATCGTCGCCAACGACGCCACGGTGAAGGGCGGCACCTACTACCCGATCACCGTGAAGAAGCACCTCCGGGCGCAGGAGGTGGCGCTCGAGAACCGCCTGCCCTGCGTCTACCTCGTCGACTCCGGCGGCGCGTTCCTGCCGCTCCAGGCGGAGGTCTTCCCGGACCGCGAGCACTTCGGCCGCATCTTCTACAACCAGGCGCGCATGTCGGCGGCGGGCATCCCGCAGGTCGCGGTCGTCATGGGCTCGTGCACGGCGGGAGGCGCCTACGTCCCGGCGATGAGCGACGAGGTCGTGATCGTCGAGCACCAGGGCACGATCTTTCTCGGCGGCCCGCCGCTCGTGAAAGCCGCCACCGGCGAGGAGGTCAGCGCCGAGGACCTCGGCGGCGGCGACGTCCACACGCGCATCTCGGGCGTCTCCGACCACCTGGCGCGCGACGACCGCCACGCGCTCGCGATCGCACGCGACCTCTTCACGACACTGCCGACGGCGCCGCCGCCGCCGGTGACGCGGGAGACGCCCGAGGACCCCGCCTACGACCCCGCGGAGATCTACGGCATCGTGCCGAAGGACCCGCGCAAGCAGTACGACGTCCGCGAGCTGATCGCGCGCCTCGTCGACGGCAGCCGCTTCCACGAGTTCAAGGCGCGCTACGCCCCGACGGTCGTCACCGGCTTCGCGCACCTGCACGGCTACCCGGTTGGCATCGTCGGCAACAACGGCGCCCTCTTTTCGGAGTCGGCGCTCAAGGCCGCGCACTTCGTCGAGCTCTGCTGCGCGCGCCGCGTGCCGCTCCTCTTCCTCCAGAACATCACGGGCTTCATGGTCGGCAAGAAGTACGAGCACGGCGGGATCGCGAAGGACGGCGCGAAGATGGTGAACGCCGTCGCGAACGCCCGCGTCCCGAAGCTGACGGTCGTCGTCGGCAACTCCTATGGCGCGGGCAACTACGGCATGTGCGGCCGCGCCTACTCGCCGCGCTTCCTCTTCATGTGGCCGCGGAGCCGCATCTCGGTGATGGGCGGCGAGCAGGCGGCGTCGACGCTGCTGACGGTGAAGCTCCAGCAGCTCGCCGCGAAGAAGCAGACGATGAGCGCGGACGAGCAGAAGAAGTTCCAGGCGCCGATCCTCGCCAAGTACGACGAGGAAGGCAGCGCCTACTACTCGACGGCCCGCCTTTGGGACGACGGCATCCTCGACCCCGCGGAGACCCGGGACGCGCTCGCACTGGCGCTCGCGGCGTCCCTCTCGGGGCCCATCGAGGAGACGACGTTCGGCGTCTTCCGGATGTGACCCCTCCCGGGGGGGTCCGTGGCGCAAGTGACATAGGCCCCGGACGGGGGCGCTTTTTCGTTTGCGGCGAATCGCCGGTGGTGTAGGGGTGAGCGACGGTCCTCGAACGAGAGCGGGGCACCGCGTCCCCCGCATCCAGTAAGGAGGGAACGATGGCCACCACGGTATACGACGTGCTGCGACGCAAGGGCTCCGGCGTCATCGCGGTGAGCCCGGAGAGCACGGTTTTCGAGGCGCTGCAGACGCTCGCCGAGAACAACATCGGCGCCGTCATCGTGCTCGACGGTCTCCGTCTCGTCGGCATCCTCTCCGAGCGCGACTACGCACGCCAGGTGGTCCTCAAGGGCAAGGCGTCGAAGGATACGCCGGTCCGCGAGATCATGACCACGTCGGTCGTCTGCGTGCATCCGGAGCAGACGATCGAGGAGTGCATGGCGCTCATGACCGACAAGCGCTTCCGCCACCTTCCCGTGATCGCCGACGATCACCTGCTCGGCGTGCTGTCGATCGGCGACGTCGTGAAGGCGCTGCTCGACGAGCAGGCGTTTCGGATCGAGCAGCTCGAAATGTACATCGCGAGCGGTGGCTGACGCGCCGGTCGCTCAAAACCGGCGGGGAGTGCCTCGGGCGCGCGGTGGGGCGGTCGCGTTGCTCCGCCCTTCCTCTCAATACTCCCCACCCCCGATTCACTCGATGTGAACGATCGTCCAATCAGTGATCTCGTCGTTGACGGTGACTTCTATGGTGTCGTTCAGGCGGCGGCCGATCAGGGCGCGGCCGATGGGGGACGTGGGGGTGATCACCGAGAGGTAGCCGTCGCCGCCGGGGCCGGTGAGCTCGAGGCCGGCGCCGACGGGGGCGAGGAAGAGCGTCCGGCCCTCGGCGCCGTCCTCGACTTCGACGATGGCGCCGAGCGCGACGGAGGCCTTCGCGGAGAAGCGCGGCGGACGGAAGCGCTCGAGGACGTCGAGCTCGCCCGTCGCGCGCTCGAGGCGCGCGCGGTAACCGCGGGCGAGACCGGCGTTCTCCTGCATGACCCGGGAATCCTCGCGGCGCTCGGCGGGCGTCGCCCCTTCGCGCGCCTCGGTGGCAGCCGCCGTCATCGCCGCGCGCGCCGTCCGCGCGGTCTCCCGCAGCCGATCGGTCAGCTGCTCGATGAGCCTGCTCTTGTCGATCACGCGCGGTCGGTCACGAGGCGCTGCGCGCGGCGTCGGCGGCGCGGGCGGTGCCGCGGATCGCCTCGCCGACGCGTTGGATCCACCGCTCGACGACCGCGATGAATCCCTGAGGATCCTCGAGCTGCGGCACGTGGCCGACGTTCTCGAGGATCTCGAGGGTCCAATCGTCGCGACGCGCCGCGAGCGCGCGGGCGGCCGCGACGGGCACGAGCCGGTCGTGCGTGCCGTGCACGAGGAGGGCCGGCGCTTTGATGCTGTCGATCATGCGCTCGAAGGTGCCGCGGCGGAGCACCGTGAGCACGATCGAGCGCGCGGCGGAAAGGAACGCGGCGTTCCCGCCGGCGGTCTTGATCCGTTCCCGCGAGAGCGCGATCGTCGCGGCGACGACATCGGGATCGACGCGACCCGCGTCGACGCAGCAGAAGTCGAGCATCTGCCGGACCGAGCCCTCGGAGCCGAGCAGCAGCTTCCGGCCGCTCATCAGGAGCTCGCCGATGCCGGGAAGACAATACCCCGCGAAGATCGCCGCCACGCCGAGGTCGAAGAAGCCGCCGGGCGCCGCCGGAAGGGCGGGGTTCACGAGCACGAGGCCCGACACCGCACCGGGCGTCTCGGCGGCGGTCATGAGCGAGATGAGGCCGCCCATCGAGTTGCCGACCAGGATCGACGAATCCCCCATCACGCGGTCGACGAAGCGCGTGAGGAGGGCGCGATTGGCATGGACCGAGGCCGAGTCGCCCTCGGTCGGAGTGCGGCCGAAACCCGGAAGGTCGATCGCGACCACGCGCGCACGGCGGGCGAGCCCGGCGCCGACCGACATCCAGTTCACGTGCGCGCCGCCGAGGCCGTGCACGAGCACCATCGGCGGACCATCGCCGCCGTAGTCGACGTAGTGCACCGGCACCCCGAGCTCGACGACGCGCGACGTCGGCTCCGCCGTTCGCAGGATCTGCGGCCCCGTCTCCCCCACCCGCAGGAGCTCGAGGCGACGCTGGCGCTTCGGGTCGGTGAAGCGCTCGTGGAACGAGGCGCGGACGCCGCGGATGATGCCATGGCGGCGCTCGGCGGCGAGCGCGTTCGCGCCCATGAGCTCGCGCTCGATCCGGCCGGGCTCGAGCGGAACGACCGATGTGCCGCTCGCCCGGACGCGGCCCATTTCGCGCCGCAGCACCAGGTGGCAGAACGCGCGCAGCGGGCCGTCGGCGGTCGGACGCAGCACGTCGAACCCCGCCGACATCGGGGAGCTCACGAGCACGAGGTCGAGACCCTCGTCGGCGAGAAGATCGAGGTTCGTCGGCGAGCAGACGCCCCCGTCGACGTAGCGCAGGCCGTCGATCTCGACCGGACGGTAGTAGCCGGGGATGGCGCACGAGGCCGCGACCGCCTGCGCGATCGTCGCCGGGGGTGAGCCGGCGCGTCCGAACGTCACACGCTCGCC
The Deltaproteobacteria bacterium genome window above contains:
- a CDS encoding patatin-like phospholipase family protein; amino-acid sequence: MARKQKRVFILGGGAALGAHHVGAIRLLEEQGIKPDAIVGSSIGVINACCYVSGGVPQLEEAWNGFYSLPRIFSPSLKHNPLFGYSLFSMDRLQSAIEEHIDFPKIFESRIELEFVLLNLSRGRGEVYSKRDCESWRDLRTLSRAGYAIPFLFPPIKFRSDWFVDGGFAWNIPLEHALGLGATEIYLLAPIASQLPYQGRFRGIADFVQRFTDVMWRTIGNMGYLYARMENGRLHDVPVTVIEPGEQYSGFGPLHVFNAYPRKNRELMDAGYRDAKRVMAARKRMEQQHAAKVAAERSRAAVDAEPAAAQTSGKVVAIRPTESALKN
- a CDS encoding ATP-binding protein gives rise to the protein MAIKVRRIFVAPRGSYFLFGPRGSGKSTWLRHLHPDAHWVDLLDEGRYQRYLVDPGLFSAELEALPRGACVVVDEVQRLPALLNVVHQKIETRRLRFVLSGSSARKLRRSGVNLLAGRAVRRALHPFVPEEVGASFSLASTLEWGALPIVWGAEDRRDALDAYVQMYLKEEIQAEAATRNLPGFARFLPIAALFHGQLLNVSALARDAGVARTTVQGYLQILEDTLFTFAIPAYEARLRVRERRHPKLYWVDPGLVRAVSGDRGPPDADSTGRLFEGWIAQLLRAYRDYRGLCDELAYWAPTESRDTEVDFLLRRGRELVAIEVKAARRWKSDFAKGLRAIGELPGVTRRVVVYLGVERLRPEKGLEVLPLAAFLADLERGLG
- a CDS encoding acyl-CoA dehydrogenase family protein, producing MTFGEPLASGGSFLTGTTVRDCFTYEDLGPEDAEVARVAEEFVRREVLPRVDAIEAQTPGVMRALLEKAGERGLLMLDIPAQHGGLGVSKAASTLIGERAFKLASFAVSWGAHTGIGTLPLLFYGTAEQKERYLPRLMSGELIAAYALTEPGSGSDALGAKTKAMRLPNGDFALTGVKQFITNGGFADLFTVFAKIDGEKFSAFLVERAYPGVSTGAEEHKLGIKGSSTCQLILEDVVVPAANLLGEEGLGHRIAFNILNVGRLKLGAAALGGARECLEYAVKYASDRRQFQTPLVEFGAVQRKIADMAVRIYVADAASYRTAGLIDRRIDAIDPKADDYDRQVIKAIEEYTIEQSIVKVFGTETLDFVVDESLQMLGGYGFVADYPLERHYRDSRINRIFEGTNEINRLLIPATMMKRVMTQGLPMLEFMREVEADLASGNGHHPPVDHTLFHEVHAVNQAKRLVAYTTKLLVQREPAEIGRKQMHLERFADMIIDLYAMESAVVRTQKLIRRRGEDKAKLEQDMVAVYVADASERLASNARTLFANDTDGPALDGHLAAIARFTAFVPRGLLDARARIAEQVVAAGGVLA
- a CDS encoding dienelactone hydrolase family protein — its product is MQVVHERVNVPVGSLAMPAYLARPTAPGAYPAVLVFMEIFGVNHHIRGVTDRVAAEGYVALAPDVFHRTAPGIELKYDADGLTRGIELMNKVTTTEAMADVSGALAYLKNRPEAGGRGAGAMGFCFGGHLAYLSACEQPIAAAVSFYGGGIAGGSPGNDGPPTIARTAKIKGRVLCLFGENDGYIPKEQVTAIKEALAAANVRHEVVVYPQVGHGFFCDERADYDATSADDAWARVTALFRSALP
- a CDS encoding methylcrotonoyl-CoA carboxylase; this encodes MRTAVGELKRHLAKAREGGGPEARTRHTERGKLTARDRVDGLLDPGTAFLELSPLAAHGLYDGGAPGASMITGVGTIHGRPAVIVANDATVKGGTYYPITVKKHLRAQEVALENRLPCVYLVDSGGAFLPLQAEVFPDREHFGRIFYNQARMSAAGIPQVAVVMGSCTAGGAYVPAMSDEVVIVEHQGTIFLGGPPLVKAATGEEVSAEDLGGGDVHTRISGVSDHLARDDRHALAIARDLFTTLPTAPPPPVTRETPEDPAYDPAEIYGIVPKDPRKQYDVRELIARLVDGSRFHEFKARYAPTVVTGFAHLHGYPVGIVGNNGALFSESALKAAHFVELCCARRVPLLFLQNITGFMVGKKYEHGGIAKDGAKMVNAVANARVPKLTVVVGNSYGAGNYGMCGRAYSPRFLFMWPRSRISVMGGEQAASTLLTVKLQQLAAKKQTMSADEQKKFQAPILAKYDEEGSAYYSTARLWDDGILDPAETRDALALALAASLSGPIEETTFGVFRM
- a CDS encoding CBS domain-containing protein — its product is MATTVYDVLRRKGSGVIAVSPESTVFEALQTLAENNIGAVIVLDGLRLVGILSERDYARQVVLKGKASKDTPVREIMTTSVVCVHPEQTIEECMALMTDKRFRHLPVIADDHLLGVLSIGDVVKALLDEQAFRIEQLEMYIASGG
- a CDS encoding GreA/GreB family elongation factor, with the protein product MTAAATEAREGATPAERREDSRVMQENAGLARGYRARLERATGELDVLERFRPPRFSAKASVALGAIVEVEDGAEGRTLFLAPVGAGLELTGPGGDGYLSVITPTSPIGRALIGRRLNDTIEVTVNDEITDWTIVHIE
- a CDS encoding alpha/beta fold hydrolase; translated protein: MARIGLVLGAGGATGHAFHVGVLTALEEATGWDPRTADVIVGTLAGAIIAALLRGGLSPRDLAARALGETLSGDGQKIAAMLGRPVPPPASEPWTWSALFDAADAAYLKRALRRPWEARIGALVAAALPNGRIATDHLVGGIARLFGDRWPLGRLWINAVRLGDGERVTFGRAGSPPATIAQAVAASCAIPGYYRPVEIDGLRYVDGGVCSPTNLDLLADEGLDLVLVSSPMSAGFDVLRPTADGPLRAFCHLVLRREMGRVRASGTSVVPLEPGRIERELMGANALAAERRHGIIRGVRASFHERFTDPKRQRRLELLRVGETGPQILRTAEPTSRVVELGVPVHYVDYGGDGPPMVLVHGLGGAHVNWMSVGAGLARRARVVAIDLPGFGRTPTEGDSASVHANRALLTRFVDRVMGDSSILVGNSMGGLISLMTAAETPGAVSGLVLVNPALPAAPGGFFDLGVAAIFAGYCLPGIGELLMSGRKLLLGSEGSVRQMLDFCCVDAGRVDPDVVAATIALSRERIKTAGGNAAFLSAARSIVLTVLRRGTFERMIDSIKAPALLVHGTHDRLVPVAAARALAARRDDWTLEILENVGHVPQLEDPQGFIAVVERWIQRVGEAIRGTARAADAARSAS